In Anaeromicrobium sediminis, one genomic interval encodes:
- the iadA gene encoding beta-aspartyl-peptidase: MILIKNIQVYTPKYIGKKDVLLGGEKILRIDDMIHMENDKVEILDGTGKKMVPGFIDQHVHITGGGGEGSFKTRVPEITLSKLTKGGITTVLGLLGTDGTTRSIENLVAKAKGLKEEGLSVYLATGSYEYPTITLTESIKKDILFIDEIIGVKIALSDHRSSHVTKDQLKQVASEARVAGMLSDKAGIVIVHMGNGKKGLKPIKDIINDSDLPIGTIRPTHVNRKVELLHESFEFAKEGGYIDLTCGIYEDLRPGKVIKMAIEENVPMDNITISSDGYGSWSKYDSKGNMTQIGVSQVDTLYEEFKYMVKSNSFEMEEALRFFTSNVAKGLKLYPKKGSIEEGSCGDVLIVDENLDIDTVIARGKIMILNKDIIVRGTYE, encoded by the coding sequence ATGATTTTAATTAAGAATATTCAAGTGTATACACCAAAATATATTGGGAAAAAAGATGTACTATTAGGGGGAGAAAAAATTCTTCGTATAGATGACATGATCCATATGGAGAATGACAAAGTAGAAATACTTGATGGAACGGGTAAAAAAATGGTACCAGGATTTATTGATCAGCACGTTCATATTACTGGCGGTGGCGGTGAAGGTAGCTTTAAAACTCGAGTTCCAGAAATAACTTTAAGTAAGTTAACTAAAGGTGGAATAACTACCGTATTAGGATTGTTAGGTACGGATGGAACTACGAGAAGTATAGAAAATTTAGTTGCAAAGGCAAAGGGTTTGAAGGAAGAAGGCCTATCCGTATATTTGGCAACGGGTTCCTATGAATATCCAACTATAACTTTAACAGAATCTATTAAAAAGGATATATTATTCATAGATGAGATAATAGGAGTTAAAATAGCTTTATCAGACCATAGATCATCTCATGTGACAAAGGATCAATTAAAGCAGGTAGCTTCAGAAGCTCGTGTGGCAGGAATGCTTTCTGATAAGGCAGGTATAGTAATCGTTCATATGGGAAATGGTAAAAAGGGATTAAAACCTATTAAAGATATAATAAATGATTCAGATCTACCAATAGGAACTATAAGGCCTACCCATGTGAATAGAAAAGTGGAATTATTACATGAATCCTTTGAATTTGCCAAAGAGGGTGGTTATATAGACTTAACTTGCGGAATATATGAAGATTTAAGACCAGGAAAAGTTATAAAGATGGCTATAGAAGAGAATGTTCCTATGGATAATATAACCATAAGCTCAGATGGATATGGTAGTTGGTCTAAATACGATTCTAAGGGAAATATGACACAAATAGGTGTATCCCAAGTAGATACTTTATATGAAGAATTTAAGTATATGGTGAAAAGTAATTCCTTTGAAATGGAAGAGGCCCTTAGATTTTTCACAAGTAACGTGGCAAAGGGATTAAAACTATATCCAAAGAAGGGATCCATAGAAGAAGGTTCCTGTGGAGATGTTTTAATAGTAGATGAA
- the nhaC gene encoding Na+/H+ antiporter NhaC, with product MSVREKRKPSLGQGLIPIIFMVLSLAIGYGYFKFRTEPLLILSAFVAGVIAWKLGYSWKEMQEAIIEKIARALPATLILWSVGFLIGSWMFSGTVPMIIYYGVQIVNPKFLLVTAFIITAIVSTVTGTSWGSAGTIGVAIMGIAGGLGVSLPATAGAVVAGAYFGDKISPLSDTTNLAPIAAGSELYEHIKHMLYTTVPASIISIIVYFVVGLNASGNINTPETVNVMLNQLDAMFSWNIVLILPVILIIIGSVKKWPTIPTMLGTSLFSVCLGVFVQGFTFKNGFTAIVKGFNVSMTGYEGEVIWEVTRLINRGGVVSVTGTTVLIFCAMGFAGIVSKAGMLDVVLQEIMKRVKSTSGIILSTIGSCFTVAFVTGSSYLSILIPGELFKDVYKKKNLHAKNLSRTLEDSGTVLVPLIPWSAAGAYMASTLGVSTVEYLPWAVLNYMGIVVAIILAITGIGIAKIDDTGEDKKQRA from the coding sequence ATGTCTGTAAGAGAAAAGAGAAAGCCTTCGTTAGGGCAGGGACTAATTCCTATTATATTTATGGTATTGTCTTTAGCAATTGGTTATGGGTATTTTAAGTTTAGAACAGAGCCCCTACTTATTTTATCGGCTTTTGTGGCTGGAGTCATAGCCTGGAAGTTAGGATATAGTTGGAAGGAAATGCAAGAGGCTATTATTGAAAAAATAGCTAGAGCACTTCCTGCAACTCTTATCCTATGGAGTGTGGGATTTTTAATTGGTTCTTGGATGTTCTCAGGAACAGTGCCTATGATAATTTACTATGGTGTTCAGATTGTTAATCCTAAATTTTTATTAGTTACGGCATTTATAATAACTGCCATAGTATCTACGGTAACAGGAACTTCTTGGGGATCTGCTGGAACTATAGGGGTTGCTATTATGGGTATAGCAGGTGGTCTTGGAGTATCATTACCTGCAACAGCAGGAGCTGTAGTTGCTGGAGCATATTTTGGAGACAAAATATCACCCTTATCTGATACTACAAATCTTGCACCAATAGCTGCAGGAAGTGAATTATACGAACATATTAAGCATATGTTATATACTACTGTACCAGCGTCAATTATATCAATTATTGTATACTTTGTAGTTGGTCTTAATGCTTCTGGGAACATAAATACTCCAGAGACTGTAAATGTAATGTTAAATCAATTAGACGCAATGTTTAGTTGGAATATTGTTTTGATTCTTCCTGTAATATTAATTATTATTGGGTCCGTTAAAAAATGGCCTACCATACCCACTATGCTAGGAACGAGCTTGTTCTCTGTCTGTTTAGGAGTATTTGTTCAAGGATTTACTTTTAAAAATGGTTTTACAGCCATAGTAAAAGGTTTTAATGTAAGTATGACAGGATATGAAGGTGAAGTAATTTGGGAAGTAACTCGTCTTATAAATAGGGGTGGGGTAGTATCTGTTACAGGAACTACAGTACTTATATTCTGTGCTATGGGATTTGCAGGTATTGTAAGTAAAGCAGGAATGCTTGATGTTGTTTTACAAGAAATAATGAAGAGAGTAAAATCAACAAGTGGAATTATATTATCAACTATAGGATCTTGTTTTACGGTGGCCTTTGTAACAGGAAGTTCCTACTTATCAATATTAATTCCTGGAGAACTATTTAAAGATGTATATAAGAAGAAAAATTTACATGCGAAAAACTTATCTAGAACATTAGAAGATTCAGGAACCGTATTAGTTCCATTAATACCTTGGTCAGCAGCTGGTGCATATATGGCATCTACCTTAGGGGTAAGTACAGTTGAATATTTACCTTGGGCTGTTTTAAATTATATGGGAATCGTAGTTGCCATAATACTAGCCATAACGGGTATAGGAATAGCTAAGATAGATGATACAGGAGAAGATAAAAAGCAAAGGGCATAA
- a CDS encoding sigma-54 interaction domain-containing protein: protein MKKLTIISMGKITGNRIREQIEKLIGSYINIEVLQTRYVRHMELDTDLILFTSDVVASIVLREMKGQIDYVIAKRVINHKNIQSIISLPPSTEVLLVNDSEDSALEAIEQLREIGFEDLIYHPVYPGVEEFPKLHIAITPGEEQLVPSYVTHVMNIGTRIVDINTIHEILSYLKIEKNINMNLTTQYVKDIVKISKSIEINRRIARESEKLLEGIFNNVESGIGYVDNLGRIIRTNYKLDSMLGKKKKDLYMKRIQEYILELDFSKKTSESIITEIEGRQILVNIDEIVFEHHIGYIVYMEYTDRISKLNQKIKKNYEKQFVNKLYTLKDYMTSNEDVKKIIKLAEKFSKTDGTILIQGENGTGKEIIAQGIHVNSYRRNKPFVPVNIAAITPNLLESELFGYEEGAFTGAQKGGKAGLFEMANGGTIFIDEIGDAPLDFQVKLLRVLQEKRIRRVGGAEEILVDVRIIGATNKNLIKLIDKEKFREDLFFRLNILPLKTVPLRRRKEDINYLLNHFTMIYFNDRNISCINQVIEKDAIEFLQNYKWRGNVRELINVVEYISLLYEGKKLSVNELPHYMIDESEKDEKIFLDKNELWVLEKINDNRGIGRNKLKSMAEKEEFPIGEGKIRGIIGKLKKKQLIKNEDGKGGCMITKRGMGILESYNL, encoded by the coding sequence ATGAAGAAATTAACTATTATAAGTATGGGAAAAATTACTGGAAATAGAATTAGAGAGCAAATAGAAAAGTTGATAGGGTCCTATATAAATATAGAAGTGCTTCAAACAAGATATGTTAGACATATGGAATTAGATACGGATTTAATATTATTTACAAGTGATGTGGTAGCATCCATAGTTTTAAGGGAAATGAAAGGGCAAATAGATTATGTAATAGCTAAAAGGGTAATAAATCATAAAAATATACAAAGTATAATAAGTTTGCCTCCGTCCACAGAAGTACTACTTGTAAATGATAGTGAGGACTCTGCATTAGAAGCTATTGAACAATTGAGAGAGATTGGTTTTGAAGATTTAATATATCATCCTGTTTATCCAGGGGTTGAGGAATTTCCTAAACTACACATTGCCATAACACCTGGGGAAGAGCAATTGGTACCATCCTATGTGACCCATGTAATGAATATTGGAACTAGAATAGTAGACATAAATACTATCCATGAAATTCTATCCTATCTCAAAATAGAGAAGAATATAAATATGAATTTAACAACTCAATATGTAAAGGATATAGTTAAAATATCTAAATCCATAGAAATAAATCGTAGAATAGCAAGGGAATCGGAAAAGTTGTTAGAAGGAATTTTTAATAACGTGGAATCTGGAATTGGGTATGTGGACAATTTAGGCCGTATAATAAGAACTAATTATAAACTTGATAGTATGTTAGGAAAGAAGAAAAAAGATCTATATATGAAGAGAATTCAAGAATATATATTAGAATTAGACTTCTCTAAAAAGACTAGTGAATCCATAATAACTGAAATAGAAGGTAGACAAATTTTAGTGAATATAGATGAAATAGTCTTTGAACATCACATTGGATATATTGTTTATATGGAATATACGGATAGAATATCAAAACTCAATCAAAAAATTAAGAAAAACTATGAGAAGCAATTTGTAAATAAATTATACACATTAAAGGATTATATGACTAGCAATGAAGATGTTAAGAAAATTATTAAGCTTGCAGAAAAATTTTCTAAGACCGATGGAACTATTTTAATACAGGGAGAAAATGGTACGGGAAAGGAAATTATAGCTCAAGGAATTCACGTCAATTCCTATAGGCGAAACAAACCCTTTGTTCCAGTTAATATAGCAGCCATAACTCCTAATCTATTGGAAAGTGAATTATTTGGATATGAAGAAGGGGCCTTTACGGGAGCACAAAAGGGAGGAAAGGCTGGATTGTTTGAGATGGCCAATGGAGGAACTATATTTATAGATGAAATTGGAGATGCGCCCTTAGATTTTCAAGTGAAACTATTAAGGGTCCTTCAAGAAAAGAGGATAAGACGTGTAGGTGGAGCTGAAGAAATATTAGTGGATGTAAGGATTATTGGAGCTACTAATAAAAATCTCATAAAGCTAATAGATAAAGAGAAGTTTAGGGAAGATTTATTTTTTAGATTAAATATATTACCATTAAAAACTGTTCCTTTAAGAAGGAGAAAAGAGGATATTAATTATCTGTTAAATCATTTTACTATGATATATTTTAATGACAGAAATATATCATGTATAAACCAGGTAATAGAAAAGGATGCTATAGAATTTTTACAGAATTACAAGTGGCGGGGCAATGTTAGGGAATTAATAAATGTGGTAGAATATATATCCCTATTATATGAAGGAAAAAAATTAAGTGTAAATGAACTTCCCCATTATATGATTGATGAAAGTGAAAAGGATGAAAAAATATTTTTAGATAAAAACGAATTATGGGTATTAGAAAAAATAAATGACAATAGGGGAATTGGAAGAAATAAATTAAAGAGTATGGCTGAAAAAGAAGAATTTCCTATAGGAGAGGGAAAAATAAGGGGCATAATTGGAAAGTTAAAGAAAAAACAATTGATTAAGAATGAAGATGGAAAAGGTGGATGTATGATCACTAAAAGGGGAATGGGCATATTAGAATCTTATAACCTATAA
- the hisS gene encoding histidine--tRNA ligase yields the protein MKFRTKPVKGTFEVLPEDMELRNWVKETINKVYASRGYTQIETPCIENLELLNNSDGGENLRLLFKILKRGEKLKFDDLSENALCDLGLRFDLTLPLSRFYANNRNDLPMPFKAFQMGYVWRAERPQKGRFRQFTQCDIDIIGDKSIYAEIDLMITVPKALYELGFENFTIKINDRRLLKELVLSAGFEEDDFNTVCITVDKMDKVGNQGVVEELVSKGFAKDKIDNLMKNLNSDLSTFDNEYSKELEKLINVVSKKYPIVFDSTLVRGMGYYTGPIFEIVSDEFKGSIAGGGRYDNLLNKFQKEPIPAVGFSIGFERIISIFKENGFKIPNKKKKIGLVFIDDKYIDKAISMSEELISDGNIVSVYNFNKNKIDKRMKRLRNEGYEEIIIVDEK from the coding sequence ATGAAATTTAGAACTAAACCAGTAAAAGGAACCTTTGAAGTATTACCAGAGGACATGGAATTACGTAATTGGGTGAAAGAAACTATTAATAAAGTATATGCTAGCAGAGGTTATACCCAAATAGAGACACCTTGCATTGAGAACTTAGAACTACTTAATAATAGTGATGGTGGTGAAAATTTAAGATTACTATTTAAGATTTTAAAAAGAGGAGAGAAACTAAAGTTTGATGATTTATCTGAAAATGCTTTATGTGACTTAGGGTTAAGATTTGATTTGACATTACCACTGAGTAGATTTTATGCTAACAATAGAAATGATTTACCTATGCCTTTTAAGGCCTTTCAAATGGGATATGTATGGAGAGCTGAAAGACCACAGAAGGGAAGATTTCGCCAATTTACACAATGCGATATAGATATTATAGGAGATAAAAGTATTTATGCGGAGATAGACTTAATGATTACAGTACCAAAGGCTTTATATGAGCTAGGATTTGAAAACTTTACTATTAAAATTAATGACAGAAGACTACTTAAAGAATTAGTGTTGTCAGCTGGATTTGAAGAAGATGATTTTAATACAGTATGTATTACAGTAGATAAAATGGATAAGGTAGGTAATCAAGGTGTTGTTGAGGAATTAGTATCAAAGGGATTTGCAAAAGATAAAATAGATAATTTAATGAAAAATTTAAATAGTGATTTGAGTACTTTTGACAATGAATATTCAAAGGAACTTGAGAAATTGATTAATGTGGTAAGTAAAAAATATCCTATTGTATTTGATTCTACACTAGTAAGGGGAATGGGCTATTATACAGGACCTATCTTTGAAATAGTGAGTGACGAGTTTAAAGGCTCTATAGCTGGTGGAGGTAGGTATGATAATCTTCTAAACAAATTCCAAAAGGAACCTATCCCAGCTGTAGGATTCTCTATAGGTTTTGAAAGAATCATATCTATATTCAAAGAAAATGGATTCAAAATACCAAATAAAAAGAAGAAAATAGGCCTAGTTTTTATAGATGATAAATATATTGATAAAGCCATAAGTATGTCAGAAGAATTGATTAGTGATGGAAATATAGTATCCGTATACAATTTCAATAAAAATAAAATAGATAAGAGAATGAAAAGATTAAGAAATGAAGGATATGAAGAAATAATAATAGTTGATGAGAAATAA
- a CDS encoding GGDEF domain-containing protein: protein MEVHRIKRQRTLELVIISFLIALVMFMTIYFFMVNKFNESQEEFLEFLSSSLKVSIEENYKFAYYNESDIEEDLYYRLKDLSIDMKNIPLKDIDLKMLNKYKKKYDLSQLAILEKKKDGKVYISKSTVAAEVGADTSSWGYWNDAFIQLFGMGSVSINKGYGKEDYWVGPKSYLYNEFRKTGRKHYYKFAYYLNEEQNYLINGIIDEEKYSYDGAERLNKLLNQYSEKVNSIEMIGIIDKDNWITYKEPKRKLTYDPIMEFGNLKGKDFISFGIEPAILSNLEKVKFHPVKYNEKNYKLAFIPLDKHKVICALVKKGYFEDNEILFIIIGIVLSLFVSLITSIIINKEQVKYNKILNMEKDRLNTIEQFKDALLNVPDYVFRCKQRTDKSFYIVYNDGRLVKEKNYVSQDMEPKSMEEVYSNKFIQKASEPLQKAFNNEKISYEYENNNKFYEVILIPVSKDKGKGEDREVLGFVNDVTKYVDMSRKSSYMAYHDELTGLYNRHSFNNDFNKIKDENGNFGIYYLDLDGFKEVNDNYGHKIGDKVLRQISDRLKSINEKDRLYRIGGDEFIVITKRNNMDEHKDIATKTIAAIKKTVKVDEIEIRVGVSIGIALYPQDGQDKEELINVADKAMYEAKRQGKNTYYIGRVS from the coding sequence ATGGAAGTGCATAGGATTAAACGCCAGAGAACATTAGAACTCGTGATAATAAGTTTTCTAATTGCACTAGTGATGTTTATGACAATATATTTTTTTATGGTGAATAAATTTAATGAATCTCAAGAAGAATTTCTTGAGTTTTTGTCGTCTTCATTAAAGGTATCAATTGAGGAAAATTACAAGTTCGCCTATTACAATGAAAGTGATATAGAAGAAGATTTATACTATAGGTTAAAAGACCTATCTATTGACATGAAAAATATACCCTTAAAGGATATAGACTTGAAAATGTTAAACAAATATAAAAAGAAGTATGATTTATCACAATTGGCCATATTGGAAAAGAAAAAAGATGGTAAAGTATATATCTCAAAATCTACTGTTGCGGCAGAAGTAGGAGCAGATACATCCAGTTGGGGATATTGGAATGATGCCTTTATACAATTATTCGGTATGGGAAGTGTAAGTATTAATAAAGGGTATGGAAAGGAAGATTATTGGGTTGGTCCTAAATCATATCTGTATAACGAATTTAGGAAAACAGGAAGAAAGCATTACTATAAATTTGCATATTATTTGAATGAAGAACAAAATTACTTGATAAATGGAATTATAGATGAAGAAAAATATAGCTACGATGGAGCTGAAAGATTGAATAAGCTGTTAAATCAATATAGTGAAAAGGTTAACAGTATAGAAATGATAGGTATAATAGATAAGGACAACTGGATTACATATAAGGAGCCTAAGAGGAAATTAACATATGATCCTATAATGGAATTTGGAAATTTAAAAGGAAAAGATTTTATTAGTTTTGGCATAGAACCAGCAATTCTTTCAAATTTAGAAAAGGTAAAATTTCATCCCGTAAAATACAATGAGAAAAATTATAAATTGGCTTTTATACCATTAGATAAACATAAAGTTATTTGTGCCCTAGTTAAAAAGGGATATTTTGAAGATAATGAAATTTTGTTTATTATTATAGGAATAGTATTAAGTTTGTTTGTTAGTTTAATAACATCTATCATAATAAATAAAGAGCAGGTAAAATACAATAAAATACTTAATATGGAAAAAGATCGTTTAAATACAATAGAACAATTTAAAGATGCCCTATTAAATGTGCCAGATTATGTATTTCGATGTAAGCAGAGGACGGATAAATCATTTTATATAGTTTATAATGATGGTCGTCTAGTGAAAGAAAAAAACTATGTATCCCAGGATATGGAGCCAAAATCAATGGAAGAAGTATATTCAAATAAGTTTATACAAAAGGCCAGTGAACCTTTGCAAAAGGCATTTAACAATGAAAAGATCAGTTATGAGTATGAAAATAATAATAAATTTTATGAGGTCATACTCATTCCAGTTTCTAAGGATAAAGGCAAAGGTGAAGACAGAGAAGTACTAGGATTTGTAAATGATGTGACTAAATATGTGGATATGAGTAGAAAGTCTTCTTATATGGCCTATCATGATGAGCTAACAGGATTGTATAATAGACACAGCTTTAATAATGATTTTAATAAGATAAAAGATGAAAACGGAAACTTTGGTATATACTACTTGGATTTAGACGGGTTTAAAGAAGTAAATGATAATTATGGACATAAAATAGGTGATAAAGTATTAAGGCAAATAAGTGATAGGTTAAAATCTATTAATGAAAAGGATAGATTATATAGAATTGGTGGAGATGAATTCATTGTAATAACTAAACGTAATAATATGGATGAGCATAAAGACATAGCTACAAAAACAATAGCGGCCATAAAAAAGACGGTAAAAGTGGATGAAATAGAAATTAGGGTAGGAGTTAGTATAGGAATTGCCTTATATCCTCAGGATGGACAAGATAAGGAAGAACTAATTAATGTGGCAGATAAGGCCATGTATGAGGCTAAGAGACAGGGGAAAAATACCTACTATATAGGAAGAGTAAGTTAA
- a CDS encoding VOC family protein: protein MDIKGINHMMFSVSDLQKSIRFYQKVFGAKLLVEGKNLAYFDLNGLWIALNVEKDICKNKKSDPSSHMSFSIDESDYDKFIDKLQSLEIDFIKGRVDHTGNWESIYFRDPDGYIFEFHTKSREERIKTYKSNRDDLRFYA, encoded by the coding sequence GTGGACATAAAGGGAATTAATCATATGATGTTTTCCGTTTCTGACTTACAAAAATCCATTAGATTTTACCAAAAGGTCTTTGGCGCTAAATTATTAGTTGAAGGAAAAAATCTAGCTTATTTTGATTTAAATGGTTTATGGATTGCTCTCAATGTGGAAAAGGATATATGTAAAAATAAGAAATCTGATCCATCTTCCCATATGAGTTTTTCTATTGATGAATCTGATTATGATAAATTTATTGACAAGCTACAATCATTAGAAATAGATTTTATAAAGGGAAGAGTAGATCATACGGGAAATTGGGAATCTATATACTTTAGAGATCCTGATGGCTATATTTTTGAATTTCATACCAAGAGTAGGGAAGAGAGAATTAAAACCTATAAATCTAATAGGGATGATTTGAGATTCTACGCTTAA
- a CDS encoding NCS2 family permease encodes MEITQKNSENLLESFFKLKEHNTNIRTEILAGFTTFVTMAYALLVIPNILKASGMNSLGLLGDAAGNLNTMNDQVVASAFAGTCIISAIGTLIMALYANLPFAVAPGIGLTAFFSYSVCLTLGYTWQQGLAAVSISGILFILITITSIREKIVDCLPNNIKVAITAGIGLFIALIGLKSGGVVVANPGTLMSFGDFTNKNVLLTLIGIIIMCILMARKVKGAMLISILLTTIIGIPMGITQVSGLKIISAPPSIMPTFMKMDFGGLLAHGGKGVIGAITSIVMVVLTFSLVDLFDTIGTLVGTAQRAEMIQPDGKIRNMKKALLTDAIATTFGSMFGATTTSTYVESTAGIAEGGRTGLTTLVVGVLFVLSLFFGGVVGIVPAQATAPALIVVGVLMMESIKDVNFTDLSEAVPAFFTIAMMPFSYSIANGIATGIIFYPIMKIAVGKHKEVHPIMYILGILFIIRFILLPE; translated from the coding sequence ATGGAGATAACACAAAAAAATTCAGAAAATCTATTGGAATCATTTTTCAAATTAAAAGAACATAATACAAATATAAGAACAGAAATATTGGCAGGATTCACTACCTTTGTTACAATGGCCTATGCCCTATTGGTAATTCCTAATATCTTAAAGGCATCAGGAATGAACAGCCTTGGTCTACTAGGGGATGCTGCTGGTAATTTAAATACTATGAATGACCAAGTTGTGGCATCAGCATTTGCAGGAACCTGTATTATCTCTGCCATAGGAACTTTGATAATGGCATTGTATGCTAATTTACCCTTTGCTGTTGCACCAGGAATAGGTCTTACAGCATTTTTTTCATATAGTGTATGTTTAACTCTTGGATACACATGGCAACAGGGCTTGGCAGCAGTAAGCATATCTGGAATATTATTTATACTTATTACGATTACATCCATTAGAGAAAAAATAGTTGATTGCCTGCCTAATAATATTAAAGTGGCCATAACAGCTGGAATTGGACTTTTTATAGCCTTAATAGGACTAAAAAGTGGTGGTGTTGTAGTAGCTAACCCGGGGACATTAATGAGTTTCGGAGATTTTACCAATAAAAATGTACTTTTAACTTTAATTGGAATAATTATCATGTGTATATTAATGGCAAGAAAAGTTAAGGGAGCCATGTTAATATCCATATTGTTAACTACCATAATAGGTATACCTATGGGAATTACTCAAGTGAGTGGTCTTAAAATAATAAGTGCACCTCCATCCATAATGCCTACATTTATGAAAATGGACTTTGGAGGATTGTTAGCCCATGGAGGAAAGGGTGTAATAGGAGCCATAACTAGTATAGTCATGGTAGTACTTACTTTTAGTTTAGTTGATTTATTCGATACTATAGGAACGTTAGTTGGTACTGCTCAAAGGGCAGAAATGATCCAACCTGATGGAAAAATTAGAAATATGAAAAAAGCATTACTTACAGATGCTATAGCAACTACTTTTGGTTCCATGTTTGGGGCAACTACAACTTCCACATATGTGGAGTCTACAGCAGGAATTGCGGAAGGTGGAAGAACGGGATTAACTACATTAGTGGTAGGTGTATTATTTGTATTGTCTTTATTTTTCGGAGGAGTGGTAGGAATAGTACCAGCTCAAGCTACAGCACCTGCATTAATAGTTGTTGGAGTTTTAATGATGGAATCTATAAAAGATGTTAATTTTACTGACCTTAGTGAGGCTGTACCAGCCTTCTTTACTATAGCAATGATGCCATTTAGTTACAGCATAGCTAATGGTATAGCAACGGGAATTATATTTTATCCAATTATGAAAATAGCAGTAGGAAAGCATAAAGAAGTACATCCTATTATGTATATTTTAGGAATATTATTTATCATTAGGTTTATACTTTTACCTGAGTAA